The Palaemon carinicauda isolate YSFRI2023 chromosome 33, ASM3689809v2, whole genome shotgun sequence genome contains a region encoding:
- the LOC137626197 gene encoding uncharacterized protein, whose protein sequence is MRIGNTSGDDNGYIMYNNISKTRTERDIGVVIDDKLTFADHLAEKIEKANKIVGLIRRTFVHLEPATFKPLFISLVRPHLEYANQVWCPHLIKDIDAIENVQRRASKLVPCLKELPYEERLKRLDLPSLAYRRSRGDQIETFKIVNNKYDKECTEGLFRMREDSVTRGHDKKLLKTRARLNSCKYSLPTAWLTFGTICRTRWYTQRQ, encoded by the coding sequence ATGAGAATTGGCAACACCTCAGGAGACGATAATGGCTACATCATGTACAACAACATCAGCAAAACCAGAACGGAAAGAGACATTGGTGTAGTCATAGACGACAAACTTACTTTTGCTGACCATCTGGCTGAGAAAATAGAGAAGGCAAATAAGATAGTGGGCCTCATTAGGAGAACTTTTGTACACCTGGAACCGGCAACATTTAAGCCTCTCTTCATATCCTTGGTACGGCCACACCTAGAATATGCCAACCAAGTGTGGTGCCCACATCTTATCAAGGATATCGATGCAATAGAAAATGTGCAAAGGAGAGCATCGAAACTGGTGCCATGTCTCAAGGAACTGCCATATGAGGAGAGACTTAAGAGATTAGATCTACCATCATTAGCGTACAGGAGATCGAGAGGAGATCAGATTGAAACATTTAAGATcgtcaacaacaaatatgataAGGAGTGTACTGAGGGTCTTTTCAGGATGAGGGAGGATAGTGTGACAAGGGGCCATGATAAGAAATTACTCAAGACAAGAGCCAGGCTGAACAGTTGCAAATACTCCTTACCAACCGCGTGGTTAACGTTTGGAACAATTTGCCGGACGAGGTGGTACACTCAGAGACAGTGA